One window of Halorussus sp. MSC15.2 genomic DNA carries:
- a CDS encoding DUF2892 domain-containing protein translates to MQKNVGGLDEGIRITLGPLLVVLSIASLQGTVRLRPAVTAGALAVGAVLTVTGLTQTCPGNEAMGRDTYRPSENLSEQARAVRERALQ, encoded by the coding sequence ATGCAGAAGAACGTCGGAGGACTCGACGAGGGGATTCGAATCACGCTCGGACCGCTGCTGGTGGTACTCTCGATAGCGTCGCTGCAGGGAACCGTCCGCCTCCGTCCCGCGGTCACTGCCGGCGCGCTCGCAGTCGGTGCGGTTCTGACCGTCACCGGCCTCACGCAGACGTGTCCCGGAAACGAGGCGATGGGTCGAGACACGTACCGTCCGAGCGAGAACCTCAGCGAACAGGCCCGAGCGGTCCGGGAGCGCGCGCTCCAGTAG
- a CDS encoding A/G-specific adenine glycosylase, with protein sequence MSESDDADYSLPDDLPAVRNALVSWYEADHRQFPWRETDDAYEILVSEVMSQQTQLGRVVEAWEAFLDRWPTPAALADADRADVVGFWTDHSLGYNNRAKYLHEAAAQVVTEYDGEFPESPGELQNLMGVGPYTANAVASFAFNNGDAVVDTNVKRVLHRAFDVPDDDAAFEAAASEVMPDGESRVWNNAIMELGGVACEQTPKCDSAGCPWREWCHAYETGDFTAPDVPTQPSFEGSRRQFRGKVISILEEYDELPLSKLGPRVRVDYAPEGEYGREWLEGLLNDLSDDGLVDVECGDANDELVARLRR encoded by the coding sequence ATGAGCGAATCGGACGACGCCGACTACTCGCTGCCCGACGACCTCCCGGCGGTCCGCAACGCACTCGTCTCGTGGTACGAGGCGGACCACCGGCAGTTCCCGTGGCGCGAGACTGACGACGCCTACGAGATTCTGGTCTCGGAGGTCATGAGCCAGCAGACCCAACTCGGCCGGGTCGTCGAGGCGTGGGAGGCGTTCCTCGACAGGTGGCCGACTCCGGCGGCCCTCGCGGACGCCGACCGCGCCGACGTGGTTGGGTTCTGGACCGACCACAGCCTCGGCTACAACAACCGCGCGAAGTACCTCCACGAGGCGGCAGCGCAGGTCGTGACCGAGTACGACGGCGAGTTCCCCGAGTCGCCCGGCGAACTCCAGAACCTGATGGGCGTCGGGCCGTACACCGCGAACGCGGTCGCCTCCTTCGCGTTCAACAACGGCGACGCCGTGGTGGACACCAACGTCAAGCGCGTCCTCCATCGGGCCTTCGACGTGCCCGACGACGACGCCGCGTTCGAGGCCGCCGCCAGCGAGGTGATGCCCGACGGCGAATCCCGAGTCTGGAACAACGCCATCATGGAACTGGGCGGCGTCGCCTGCGAGCAGACGCCGAAGTGCGACTCGGCGGGATGCCCGTGGCGCGAGTGGTGTCACGCCTACGAGACCGGCGACTTCACCGCGCCGGACGTGCCAACCCAACCGAGTTTCGAGGGAAGCAGGCGGCAGTTCCGCGGGAAAGTAATCTCGATTCTGGAGGAGTACGACGAACTCCCGCTCTCGAAACTCGGCCCGCGCGTCAGGGTCGATTACGCGCCGGAGGGAGAGTACGGCCGCGAGTGGCTGGAAGGCCTCCTGAACGACCTCTCGGACGACGGACTGGTGGACGTCGAGTGCGGTGACGCGAACGACGAACTCGTCGCCCGCCTCCGACGCTGA
- a CDS encoding serpin family protein, which yields MTLRRRETLALSGALLAGLAGCTGSDDSQNTPANESPTDETPGTTTGESPGFDDLDAPPFPEIDPVTDPEIPEDLLADQIRGNTAFALDLLAVLRDQQDAPNLFLSPYSVSVALAMTYAGARGGTAAEMADALHFVLDQENLHGAFASLDAEFERRNADGTEASGRVVTERETDAGPAFEFTTANGVWGQEGFPFREEFLDLLDAYYGAGLRLADFSGDPEAARKRINSWVADNTGDRIEDLLPRGSIDEATRLVLTNAVYFSARWRVPFSEDETEERAFTSLDGSTAQVPTMHQSIETQYARIDGHQLVELAYANRQTSMVVVLPAEGEFEAFEESLTVDRLATVLDRTSDALVDLALPKFEVESSFSLVEAMQSLGVTEAFTPSADLTGMSEAAGEDLFVGDVVHQSFVSVDERGTEAAAATAAIIQEDAPPKQVEMTVDRPFLFYVRDRPTETPLFLGRVTSLD from the coding sequence ATGACCCTCCGCCGCCGCGAAACCCTCGCGCTCTCCGGTGCCCTCCTCGCCGGACTCGCCGGCTGTACGGGAAGCGACGACTCGCAGAACACCCCCGCGAACGAATCACCGACCGACGAGACGCCCGGAACGACCACCGGAGAATCCCCCGGTTTCGACGACCTCGACGCACCGCCCTTCCCCGAAATCGACCCCGTGACCGACCCCGAAATCCCCGAGGACCTGCTCGCCGACCAGATTCGCGGGAACACTGCGTTCGCGCTCGACCTGCTCGCGGTCCTGCGCGACCAGCAAGACGCCCCGAACCTGTTCCTCTCGCCCTACAGCGTCTCCGTCGCGCTGGCGATGACGTACGCCGGTGCCCGCGGGGGTACCGCCGCAGAGATGGCCGACGCGCTCCACTTCGTCCTCGACCAGGAGAACCTCCACGGGGCGTTCGCGTCGCTGGACGCCGAATTCGAGCGACGGAACGCCGACGGGACGGAGGCGAGCGGACGGGTGGTGACCGAACGCGAGACGGACGCGGGTCCGGCCTTCGAGTTCACGACGGCGAACGGCGTGTGGGGTCAAGAGGGGTTCCCCTTCCGCGAGGAGTTCCTCGACCTCCTCGACGCGTACTACGGCGCTGGCCTGCGACTCGCCGACTTCTCGGGCGACCCCGAGGCGGCCCGGAAGCGAATCAACTCGTGGGTCGCCGACAACACGGGCGACCGCATCGAGGACCTGCTTCCCCGGGGGTCCATCGACGAGGCGACTCGCCTCGTGCTGACCAACGCCGTCTACTTCTCGGCGCGGTGGCGCGTCCCGTTCTCTGAGGACGAGACCGAGGAGCGGGCGTTCACGTCGCTCGACGGTTCGACCGCGCAGGTACCGACCATGCACCAGTCCATCGAGACCCAGTACGCCCGAATCGACGGCCACCAACTGGTCGAACTGGCCTACGCCAACCGCCAGACGAGCATGGTCGTCGTCCTTCCCGCCGAGGGCGAGTTCGAGGCGTTCGAGGAGTCGCTGACGGTGGACCGACTCGCCACCGTGCTGGACCGGACTTCCGACGCGCTGGTTGACCTCGCGCTCCCCAAGTTCGAAGTCGAGTCGTCGTTCAGTCTCGTGGAGGCGATGCAGTCGCTCGGCGTGACGGAGGCGTTCACGCCGTCCGCGGACCTGACGGGGATGAGCGAGGCGGCGGGCGAGGACCTGTTCGTCGGCGACGTCGTCCACCAGAGTTTCGTGTCGGTGGACGAGCGCGGCACCGAGGCGGCGGCCGCGACCGCCGCGATAATTCAGGAGGACGCCCCGCCCAAGCAGGTCGAGATGACGGTGGACCGGCCGTTCCTCTTCTACGTCCGGGACCGCCCGACCGAGACGCCGCTGTTCCTCGGGCGTGTGACGAGTCTCGATTGA
- a CDS encoding NADPH-dependent FMN reductase, with amino-acid sequence MPDTPHIVAVCGSLRDESVTRVALKEALEGVEEKGGEGELLDLRDYDLPAYDPDVDDEAEDAAELTRELREADAILLGSPMYHGSYSSVLKTALDYSGFDEFEHKTVGLLAVSGGSFPITALEHLRSVCRALDAWVLPHQAAVPRSHSAVRDGTFTDEDVAERVRELGREVVNYANIEPSPPTMESEENVGAVE; translated from the coding sequence ATGCCGGACACACCACACATCGTTGCCGTCTGCGGGAGTCTTCGGGACGAAAGCGTCACCAGAGTCGCACTGAAAGAGGCCCTAGAAGGCGTCGAGGAGAAGGGGGGAGAGGGCGAACTGCTCGACCTTCGCGACTACGACCTGCCCGCGTACGACCCGGACGTGGACGACGAGGCGGAGGACGCCGCCGAACTCACCCGCGAACTGCGCGAGGCCGACGCTATCCTCTTGGGGTCGCCGATGTACCACGGGTCGTACTCGTCGGTGCTGAAGACGGCCCTCGACTACAGCGGGTTCGACGAGTTCGAGCACAAGACGGTCGGCCTGCTCGCGGTGTCCGGCGGGAGTTTCCCCATCACCGCGCTCGAACACCTCCGGTCGGTCTGCCGGGCGCTCGACGCGTGGGTCCTCCCGCATCAGGCCGCCGTCCCGCGCTCGCACTCGGCGGTCCGGGACGGGACGTTCACCGACGAGGACGTCGCCGAGCGCGTCCGGGAACTCGGCCGCGAAGTCGTCAACTACGCCAACATCGAACCGAGTCCGCCGACGATGGAGAGCGAGGAGAACGTCGGGGCGGTGGAGTAG
- a CDS encoding NADP-dependent oxidoreductase: MPDTNRKYLLAKRPEGRPDRDTFELVEEDVPEPGPGEVLVRTLYLSVDPYMRGRMDAGESYAEPWEVGDPLRAGVVGEVVESNGTNFEAGDVVTGNLDWADYATARGSELQSVNPDLGPVSTALGVLGMPGRTAYFGTRDVAEPKAGDTFVVTGAAGAVGSVAGQIAKLSGARVVGFAGSDEKVEFLEDELGFDAGINYKETDDYRAALDEAAPDGVDSYFDNVGGPITDAVFSKLNVDARVAVCGQISLYNAEEMPTGPRKLGKLIETRARVEGLLVGDFAPRFEEATRQLAEWVAEDEIRYRETVTEGLENAPDAFLGLFEGENIGKQLVKVGERDA, encoded by the coding sequence ATGCCGGATACGAATCGGAAGTACCTACTGGCGAAGCGCCCCGAGGGCAGACCCGACCGAGACACCTTCGAACTGGTCGAGGAAGACGTGCCGGAACCGGGACCGGGCGAGGTGCTGGTCCGTACGCTCTACCTCTCGGTGGACCCCTACATGCGCGGCCGGATGGACGCCGGGGAGTCGTACGCCGAACCGTGGGAGGTCGGCGACCCGCTTCGGGCCGGAGTCGTCGGCGAAGTCGTCGAGTCCAACGGCACGAACTTCGAGGCGGGCGACGTGGTGACGGGCAACCTCGACTGGGCCGACTACGCGACCGCGCGCGGGAGCGAACTCCAGTCGGTGAACCCCGACCTCGGACCGGTTTCGACCGCGCTCGGCGTCCTCGGGATGCCGGGCCGGACCGCCTACTTCGGTACCCGCGATGTCGCGGAACCGAAGGCCGGAGACACGTTCGTCGTCACGGGTGCGGCGGGCGCTGTCGGGTCGGTCGCGGGCCAGATAGCCAAGCTCTCGGGCGCTCGCGTGGTCGGTTTCGCGGGGTCCGACGAGAAGGTCGAGTTCCTCGAAGACGAACTCGGGTTCGACGCCGGTATCAACTACAAGGAGACCGACGACTACCGCGCGGCGCTCGACGAGGCCGCCCCGGACGGCGTGGACAGCTACTTCGACAACGTCGGCGGACCGATTACCGACGCCGTCTTCTCGAAACTGAACGTGGACGCTCGCGTCGCAGTGTGCGGCCAGATTTCGCTGTACAACGCCGAGGAGATGCCGACTGGACCGCGGAAGCTCGGAAAACTCATCGAGACCCGAGCGCGCGTCGAGGGTCTCCTCGTCGGCGACTTCGCGCCCCGGTTCGAGGAGGCGACCCGCCAACTCGCGGAGTGGGTCGCCGAGGACGAGATTCGGTACCGCGAGACGGTCACGGAGGGACTGGAGAACGCCCCGGACGCCTTCCTCGGCCTGTTCGAGGGCGAGAACATCGGCAAACAGCTCGTGAAAGTCGGCGAGCGCGACGCGTAG
- a CDS encoding thymidine kinase, producing MHKITNSGWVEVVTGCMFSGKTEELLRRLRRAEIAGQEVAAFKPSLDDRYGEGTVGSHNGRQWDATVVDPDDGVWDIPEELNGEEVVAIDEANFFSEDLVEVCEFLADDDRRVVVSGTDQTFRGEPFEPLPRLVALAEYVDKYQAICAQCGEPATRNQRLVGGEPAHVDDPTIVVGADESYEARCRNCHTLRTD from the coding sequence ATGCACAAGATAACGAACAGCGGGTGGGTCGAGGTCGTCACCGGCTGTATGTTCTCCGGAAAGACCGAGGAGCTACTCCGGCGACTCCGCAGAGCCGAAATCGCCGGTCAGGAGGTCGCGGCCTTCAAGCCGTCGCTCGACGACCGCTACGGCGAGGGGACCGTGGGGTCCCACAACGGTCGCCAGTGGGACGCGACGGTGGTGGACCCCGACGACGGGGTCTGGGACATCCCGGAGGAACTCAACGGCGAGGAGGTCGTCGCCATCGACGAGGCCAACTTCTTCTCCGAGGACCTCGTCGAGGTCTGCGAGTTCCTCGCGGACGACGACCGCCGGGTCGTCGTCTCGGGCACCGACCAGACGTTCCGCGGCGAACCCTTCGAACCCCTGCCGCGACTCGTCGCGCTGGCCGAGTACGTGGACAAGTATCAGGCCATCTGCGCCCAGTGCGGCGAACCCGCGACCCGGAACCAGCGACTCGTCGGCGGCGAACCCGCTCACGTCGACGACCCGACCATCGTGGTCGGGGCCGACGAGTCCTACGAGGCCCGATGTCGGAACTGTCATACTCTCCGGACCGACTAG
- a CDS encoding YIP1 family protein: MTQWVENPSGGRDRGPAALARAWVEVLVSPRRFFRHGIAPGDQAPGLVFAVVVVLAEEATRFALVPGAAPTLGGRPALSALFGLALVALFVAPAVLHLTAALQTVLLMATVPDRAGTSETVQVIAYATAPCVFAGVPSPTLRAACATYGAALFVVGLREVHDTSAVRALVAGAVPAALVFGYAFRGFAALDELVVRHAGEVCLRLAELGAEVCAPLG, from the coding sequence GTGACTCAGTGGGTCGAGAACCCCTCGGGCGGGCGCGACCGCGGACCCGCGGCGCTCGCTCGGGCGTGGGTCGAAGTACTCGTCAGCCCTCGGCGGTTCTTCCGGCACGGAATCGCGCCGGGCGACCAAGCACCGGGCCTCGTCTTCGCCGTGGTCGTCGTCCTCGCGGAGGAGGCGACCCGGTTCGCGCTGGTCCCCGGCGCGGCCCCGACGCTCGGCGGGCGACCCGCGCTGTCGGCGCTGTTCGGCCTCGCGCTGGTGGCGCTGTTCGTCGCGCCCGCCGTCCTGCACCTGACCGCCGCGCTCCAGACCGTCCTCCTGATGGCTACGGTGCCCGACCGCGCCGGTACCAGCGAGACGGTGCAGGTCATCGCGTACGCGACCGCGCCGTGCGTCTTCGCGGGCGTCCCGAGTCCCACGCTCCGCGCGGCCTGCGCGACGTACGGCGCGGCGCTGTTCGTCGTCGGTCTCCGCGAGGTCCACGACACTTCCGCAGTCCGGGCGCTGGTCGCGGGCGCGGTTCCGGCCGCGCTGGTCTTCGGCTACGCCTTCCGCGGGTTCGCCGCGCTCGACGAACTGGTCGTTCGGCACGCTGGCGAGGTCTGTCTCCGCCTCGCGGAACTCGGCGCGGAGGTCTGTGCACCGCTCGGTTGA
- a CDS encoding alpha/beta fold hydrolase, with protein METRASESSRPESEPDGEQLATVALDDDRRLAYAEYGRSDGAPVVFLHGTPGSRRLGELLDAAARERGLRVLAPDRPGYGRSSPWPTRSVNDAGEFVGAVLDDADIQEAGLVAFSGGGPYALATAATHPERISRVDVVAGATPPDVGEVTPAVQRLLSGLAATTPLVLGGLLRGQAWLASRLGPSFVVAQYTTGDAESVSDDAAAVVRADFVEAFARHRRGAVTEFRHAATDWGVRFDDIEAEVCLWHGENDANVPIDGVRRLEERIPTAELRAFEDADHLGTLLRAVPDVLAEHR; from the coding sequence ATGGAAACGCGGGCCTCCGAATCGTCGCGTCCCGAGTCGGAACCGGACGGTGAACAGTTAGCGACGGTCGCACTGGACGACGACCGACGACTCGCGTACGCCGAATACGGCCGTTCCGACGGCGCTCCGGTCGTCTTCCTCCACGGGACGCCCGGGTCGCGCCGACTGGGCGAACTGCTCGACGCGGCCGCCCGAGAGCGCGGACTCCGAGTCCTCGCGCCGGACAGGCCCGGCTACGGTCGCTCCTCGCCGTGGCCGACTCGCTCGGTGAACGACGCCGGGGAGTTCGTCGGTGCCGTCCTCGACGACGCCGACATACAGGAGGCCGGACTGGTCGCGTTCTCCGGTGGCGGTCCGTACGCGCTGGCGACTGCGGCGACCCACCCGGAGCGAATCAGTCGGGTGGACGTCGTCGCCGGAGCCACGCCGCCGGACGTCGGCGAGGTGACGCCCGCGGTTCAGCGACTCCTCTCGGGACTGGCGGCGACGACGCCGCTCGTCCTTGGGGGACTCCTCCGGGGGCAGGCGTGGCTCGCCAGTCGCCTCGGCCCGTCGTTCGTGGTCGCGCAGTACACGACGGGCGACGCCGAGTCCGTCTCCGACGACGCCGCGGCGGTCGTCAGGGCCGACTTCGTCGAGGCGTTCGCGCGGCACCGGCGCGGTGCCGTAACCGAGTTCCGCCACGCGGCCACCGACTGGGGAGTTCGCTTCGACGACATCGAGGCGGAGGTCTGCCTCTGGCACGGCGAGAACGACGCGAACGTCCCCATCGACGGCGTCCGACGCCTCGAAGAGAGGATACCGACCGCCGAACTCCGCGCGTTCGAGGACGCCGACCACCTCGGGACGCTTCTCCGAGCAGTCCCGGACGTGCTGGCGGAACACCGATGA
- a CDS encoding helix-turn-helix domain-containing protein, with amino-acid sequence MKRVQLSVSYPDRFVHPIQRRIVSDLPITRAELLMWSPTEDATTLLWCDGDRDATAQAVADVESLVASNFVEDADGTYAFLRQDDYEFPAVLLELVADARVIFLPPVTFLETGDVQFEAVGESEALGAFHEELSALGDLTVERVREFERRDSPSRLTDRQRAALDAAVSVGYYDVPRNGTVADVADALDCSSSTAGELLRKAEAAVISDYTETR; translated from the coding sequence ATGAAACGCGTCCAGTTGTCGGTCAGCTATCCGGACAGGTTCGTCCACCCCATTCAGCGCCGAATCGTGTCGGACCTGCCGATTACGCGCGCCGAGTTACTGATGTGGAGTCCGACCGAGGACGCGACGACGCTGCTCTGGTGCGACGGCGACCGGGACGCCACCGCGCAGGCCGTCGCCGACGTGGAGTCGCTGGTCGCGAGCAACTTCGTCGAGGACGCCGACGGCACCTACGCGTTCCTGCGGCAGGACGACTACGAGTTCCCGGCGGTGCTGCTCGAACTCGTCGCCGACGCGCGGGTCATCTTCCTCCCGCCGGTCACGTTCCTCGAAACGGGCGACGTGCAGTTCGAAGCCGTCGGCGAATCGGAGGCGCTCGGTGCGTTCCACGAGGAACTCTCGGCGCTCGGCGACCTCACCGTCGAACGGGTCCGCGAGTTCGAGCGGCGCGACTCGCCGTCGCGCCTCACCGACCGCCAGCGGGCGGCGCTCGACGCCGCGGTCTCGGTCGGCTACTACGACGTGCCGCGAAACGGCACGGTCGCGGACGTCGCAGACGCTCTCGACTGTTCGTCCAGTACGGCGGGGGAACTGCTGCGCAAGGCGGAGGCGGCCGTCATCTCGGACTACACCGAGACGCGCTGA